The genomic region CACGCCCACCTCCGTATCAGGTTGTTACGCACTGGTAAGTACAATTACCCTACATGTGCCCTGATCTGAACTTACCCCATTACCAGTAATTGTGAACTCACAGACCACGTACACTGCGGGAAATCGTATTAACATAACTATGCCGGTTTCCCGCATTTTTGGTACGGAAATGCTTAACACCCTTTTATAATAAAGGAAACTATCAAAGGCTTCGTAACCATAATTAAGCCATCCCAAATATACAAATAACCGGGGAGAACCAAGAAAAACGGTCTTTTTAAATTTGCTACTTATGTTGTAGTTCACTATTTTACAATGTGTGTGTACGAATGTGTAAGTATATATATGTATAATCATATAGATGTTCGGGTTCTTCGCTACGACGCCGCTGCAATGTGTACACTAGAAAGCCCGAACCAACCCCGGGAGCACATTTGGCCTGTCTGGAAGTGCATGCGCCAACACTGCAAACTTCAGGGTCATTAGCACGATCGCCTGGAGTTTCGGATATGCGCAGTTCGTAGAAGCGCATGTGAGGTGTCCATGGAAGTGTGTGCATTTTCCAAAAGCGCAGACGCCCAAAGGGGTAGCACCATGTGTGTTGCAATTAGACGGTCCCAAACAcataaaaaaaaggaagaaaaaaaagggtCAAATTCAAAACATAAGGgaaaaaaaaggtaacaaaaaAAACGTTGAAATAAATGGGTAAAATAATAGAATACCAATATTACACTGGTATTGGACAGTTCGATGCAGACAGTCATTTTAACATAACTATGTCGATATTACTGCGGATGCGACCAGTAGCATACAAACAAAGGAGGGAAAAACGAGCACGGATTTACCGCGGAGACCTATCACCACTTGGCCACGCAACACTGAACAGCGGAGCACATTATATAAAAAAGTTTTACTAAACATTTATGGatttaaataaaagaaaaggaaaaacaacATAGCAGGAAAAAAAACGGAAATAAATAGGTATATTATGATAAATAAATGGAAATGCGTTGCAAGTATGACCacatttaagaaaaaaaaaattatccaaaccacTAATTGGTCCATGCAAAATAAGCCAATCACAGACTCccataatataaataataaaccAATGGAAGAATGCAAATCGTCAGGAAATCTTGCAACTGAAGAGGCCACAAGGTTCAAGTTGATGTTACCTTGCATGATGTCATCAGTTACTCCTTTGACATGATTAGTAATTAATACTCCTGTCCCCTCCTCTACTATATATATTACACCCTCAATTCTGATCAGCCATCAGCATAACTCTTCTGAAAACAGATTTCTACAACTTTCAAATTCCtaaacaccaaaaaaaaattcCTCATATGGAGCCTTATACATGCACACGCCCTGACTACCTAGATGAAGGTGACAGGGAGCAGTTCATTGCGGGCTATATGGTATGGAAAGAGGAACAAATCAATTGCAAAGAGATATTTACCAAAACTGTTGTCGAGAAAGCCGTATCACAGTATGGTGATACACACCATCATACGACACTTGGTTTAGGGGAGGTTATGCGTAATGTATTTGAGAGGCTGGATAGGGATGATAAGTGGAATGTGGCTGAGGTTTGTAAAGCTTGGGCTCGGTTGTTTCTTGTGGGAACCCAAACTTCAAAAGTGCTTGTTGATTATAACAGACAGTTAGTGACTGAAAATGTTGAGGGTCTCATCACGGCTCAACGTGGGCAGAAGGTGGTGCAAATGTATTGCGTCTGTAGGGCATTTGCTAATGAGGGGGATAAATATGAGTTACATCGCCAGCTAGAGAATGGGTGGTCAAGTGAGGAAGAAATGGAGGACGGAGGGGACTACTATGGGTGGGCTGATGACAACTCAGGCAGTGAGGGGTACTATGACTCCGACTGTTAGGTTCTTGGCAATTACCTGCTGTTGATGGATGACTGCTTAAATATGGGTCTTTAAATATAACTATAAGTATGTTTTAGGTTTTTAAATTCACGCCTTATTATGGCATATGTAAATTATAGTGTCACGTTAGCGGCGCGTAGAATTCTGTGGTATCAGTGTCTATTTTGTCCTCAAAACTAGAATTTCTCGCCTGCTAATATCTAGCTCAATCGTGCTCTAGAAAGCATGGTgttttctattttggctttttagGTGTCTTTATGACGGTTGTAAATATTGGTTTCATGGTGGTTGGCTGTCTATTCCGTGTATACTATGCTCGGAATATTTGAGTCAGATCTTTTGTATTCCGTGTGCAGACATTGTGCGCAATCGTGCTATATAAATATTATGAACTTTCTTATGTGCATAGCATGCCTTCCCATTTAGCGCTCTTTACCAGTGCATTCTCTTACACTATGTTGCATACTTACTGAATGGTGCAGGGACATGGTACCACTACTATTTATGGTCCCGTTTTTTAAAGTGCGCGATTACTACTAAGTGCATAAACACAGTCCCTGAATTGTCGTGACTGAATTTTAAGGATGGGATTGCATTGCACTTAACAGGTATGCCGATTAGCCATTTACGCTACCATTGAGTACTTTCAGATCCACTACCTCCATTTCTTTTACATACATACTTTTCATAGACCGTGTGCtttttagtaaaaaaaaatattCTTTATCAGGATAACATTCAAAAAGTTTGTGCCCCTGAAATAACATGGCTAACTACACTATCCACCTGCATTACTGTGTTTGCTTCACATCGTAAGCAGATGCTGAGCTGCAACAATTTATTTAAAGGTTGCACCGGGATCAACTAACACTGTTTAAATTCAACTATCCTAATGCGATAGTTTTCAGAACACATAAATGCACGCGAGGGACGACCAGTCACACTTTACATGCCAACAGACACCGTCGTATTTTTGGGGTGCCTCACTACCCCTTACTCAAAGGAGAATTTGGAAAGGATCAAGCACATCTAACATGTTTGTGACAAAACTAGAATAATAAGCAAAGCACTCTAGAATTATTGGTTGCATTACACGTTTATTGCCATTCTCCCCCGCCCACATATCAAAACACCGACCAAACTACATACCCGGATAGCTTGGTATGTTTATTATAAAACACATTGGTGTCTTGACAACACCGCATTAGTGATGTGACCACAGTGCGTGCAAAAAATAACCCGCCCCGCAACCCAAACTGTTTCTGTTGCTTTATGCCTGCCTACACTACCATTTAAGGTCGATTTTACTTTACTAACTTATATGCATTAACAAACTGCAGTAGTTTAACAACTGACACTGAACGACCGCACTTGCTTGTTCGAACTGACAATCCAAAAAGAAATCCGCTAACATATAGGAACATCCAAGTTAtagggacaaaatacaccaaaaaaTGCCATTTAAAATGGCGAGCATGATGTGATTTTATTATTTTTGCTATTAGCAAAACTATTTGTATTTGTACTATTAATATTGTTatcgctattattattattattattattattattattattattattattattattattattattattgtgattCTTCTctttcttattattattagtacgatacctaatattattattataatttttattattattacaataCTTATTATTAATCAATTACACACATATTCTACACGTAACTCATGGGTTTGtcgagttattattattattattattagtattagtattagtattagtattagtattagtattagtattagtattagtattagtattagtgttagtattagtagtagtagtagtaatagtattaTAATAATCATTATTATTCAGTTACATATATACTCTACACGTAAGTCATGGGTTTGTCGATTGCGCAAATCTGACATTACTTTTACTCCTGCACTGCGTTGCCGATGAGTCACCTACATACGCCGCCAATACTTGCGTCACCGCATCAGCTCACAACCGTTGACCGATGATGCGACTGTTAACGATGGAAACGTTTGTCAGACCTGGATTGTAAGCACACTACAACAATAAGTTTACGACATAGAGCTACAAATGAAAGGAAACAAAAGGGGTTTGCAAAAAAAAAGTGGGGCCAAAGTAAGAAAGAAAAGCAAACTAGCCATTACATTGCAACTGATTACTTAAAACAATGTAATAAACAATGAAAGGAGGAAAGGTACCTTCATCATTACAATGCAAATCCATACCACTCAACAGTACCCTATAATGACACAATCCCCTTAATTgagcaacaaaaaaaaacaggCAAGAACTTGACTTCCGTTGAGCAAGAGTGCAAATAATGCAATTGATAAGACATTTTagcttattttattttaaagactAACAACTACTTGTACATCAACTTGCCCTTGATTTAAGAAAGAAAAATGGCTGGGTCTTTGGGGTACAACTTTACATACGATATTTACAAAGCAAAACGGGGAAAATGTGCACTACTTGCATCTCAAAGCGAATAgttttaacaaataaataaacatgTTTGAAAGTCACTAAAAGCTAAAACGATCTAAAAGAGTATACCTGATATTCATCGTGGCCTCAGCTTAAATAATTATTTGTACGCAATTTAAATACGGTCTTGATTGTACTGGCTACGTATTTCCACGCTTACATGTATTATTGCATCTgacatatatataaaatgaacttaTTAGACCCATATATTACATGTTTACGTCTTCTTTGTGAGTAGTTAAAGTAAATGTTGTGCTTTTACCTTTATAAAGACATAATATCTAATTTACATTCTAAGCCTCATATTACATTGTACTTTTTAATATGGAaaaaatattaatgtatttgtGTATAAGTATGGTTGTCTATCCTTTCAATTATTTTGTGTACTGATCCTCTTAAACAATTACGTAAAAAATAACCCAATGCAAGGGAGTTTGGATAGCATTGCTGGGCAGGCACCCAGCTCTTCCTCTGCCTCACCAAAGGTCTGTATGGCTATGTGATTAATCTCCCTGTTTGCGCtgcattaattaatatatatgcaTTACCATATACACCTTGGAGTACTTTAACAAGACTTTAGAGTCTGCATTAAATGTAATATTCTGTGTGTGCTTATGTTATTTGTTGTGCGTATTATGTTTTTGGTATAAGTAGAATGTACTACGTGCTTAATTTTATGCTTGTAGATTTTCTGAAAGACGTACAGAACAGAAAAAGGCTTCTGAACATTAGAAACAATTGTCTATATGCTTATGTGTGTAGCGTGATTAACGTCTAACTTAAAATGTAATAATCTTAATAGTTAGGGGTGCATGAAAACAACAATCCGAAGTAATTGACTTAAACCCTGATGACTGTCGCCTGTGGTTGTAAAATAACTTGTCGTTAAGGTTCACGATGGTGCATAATGTGTACCCAAACAGGCCAGTTGAATCTACTGTAGGAACAAACTTAATTTGAAACTGTATAATGTAGTTTCAGATGTGCATATGGGAGTAAATCTGTACTTCTGAGGCAGTAGTAACCCATACTCTACTTTAATGAATAATGTAAATGAACTTTCTCAAAAAACAAATCCTTAATTAGGAATAGTGTTTTACTTCAAACCCACATTACAAACTGTTTCTACACACAAACCTGTTTGTTAACTTTGTAGCCAGAACTTGACAGTTTCTTAAAAATATCTGCTACCGaaatttatatatataaaactaatgaaataacaGGTCATAGGTCCTGCGCCCATACAAGTTGTGGTCCCGTTCCAACCCTTGCTAGAACAGGTCTCCGAATGCCTTTGCTTCTCAAGCCCTGAATATCGTTATGTAGGCAAGGACAGTAATAGCGTCTACGTTTCTGTCCGCCAAGAGGGTCAACCAGTTGCCTTCATATACACTGGTGGTGCAGCCCTGACCCCAGAGGAGTCTTGTGAGCACGCAGCTATGCAGGCTGTACGCGATCTAATGGTAAAGTACAATGTAACTGTGAAGGACTTCACCTACACCAAAAGGGAATTGTCACAGAGGCTTGGTGGCCTCTACAGATTGAAACGCTTAGAGTTAGAAGGCCTTATGAAGGGTCGAACTAAACTCCCACTGAATGAGGAAATTCAGGTACCCTTACCGGGTCCAAAGAAGGTGGTTACCCTTGACTGCGTAAACCTCTTAAGGCATCTGACTGAGAAATTCCCCATTCACTACACAACATTGGAGTCCCTACGCCATGAAAAGGAGCGCAACACTGCATTTATTACTGTGACCCTGCCCGGCGTGATTAGTGGGAAAAAGGATATCGTGAGTGGCTGTTTCAAGTTTCCTGAATCTGCAAAACATGACGCAGCTCATAAGGCTATTGAATATGTTGCTCCGATACTTAACATTGAGATCATAGATGCAAACTATGATACCCCTGACACTAATCGTGTCATCCTTGACAGTTCACTAGAGCGAGAAACCTACCTAGCCTCAAAAGCAAGACTAACAGGCATAGAGAAAGAGTTTGAACCATCATGCCTGCTTCTTGAGGAAGGCGCCACAACTCCACGCGCTCAGGCTTTCTAGATCCCTCCACCTAATGGGCCACCTCCCCCCCCTAAAAAACTGAAAATGTGTTCAACCTGTGAACACAAATCCCATGTCCGACCTGCAAAAGCAAAGCCCCCCAAGTACTTTAGAGTTTCTAAACACGTGGAAGAGATGTTCGACCGTTTCAAAAAAGGATAACTTCTTCCTATGTTCGAAATAGTCTGAGTGAATGGAGTGTAAGCCCGCACAAAGTTTCGTTTTGGCACTGTCAACTGCTCCGGTAGATGGTGGAGTTCCCCACTTGTTTGTACTTAACGTAGGCAACGTACCTTACTGTAACATTAAGACACTATAAGAGTGTGGTCTGGTTTATGTATTTTGGCAGTAAGGAGTAGTTAGTATGTTGTATTTTGAACCGAAGGGCTTCCCGTTACTCGGGTGTACTACTTATGTTTAAAAATAAAGACTCTTTAAATCGTATTGATGCTTACAAGTCACcacgttttttttgttttcgaaAAGCCATTTAATAGGACACCCTTCCCCGTAAAAACAGGCGAGACACCTCTTCTTAGCCACATGGAACACACAACATTAGTTAGGAGTTTGAAAGCGctaaaacacacaaaaaaaaaggcaggaaaaaaaaacgaaaaaaaaggcataaagaaaaaaaaaaaagaaaacaaaaaaaaatacagaCATTTGTGAATACGGCACCAGCCTCCCCTAACCGAAAAAAAAGGCAGGAAAAGCCTTAAAATACAGGAATGGTAGCTCATCAAGTTAAGAGCTACACTCAAACCATTAAacaccaaaactgttaaatgtgATGTCTTTTGTATATATGTTGCATTTACGAAGCTGCAGTTTGCATTCATAGTTCGGATTGCGGTCGTATTCATAGAAGTATTAGTGTATTCCCGTACTGCTATTTAACCAGTTTAGCCAAATCAGGCATTGTTCCTCAGTGACAAATTCTTTTATGAGTGGCTTTGAATGCTTGTTGTGTCACTGGAATCGCACGACTCTTCATGCATGTATGGATGGGGTACTTGCGACTACTACTACACCTATATCACACACATCATTTCTATTTAAGCGTTAACTAACACAAATATCGACACAGGTTTTCTTACCTGCACAGGGCTTGCTTACAGCTGAAAACTGCAGTCAAGGTGTTCTACCACCTGCACCAGTTATGCGCGCAAAGCGTTCACGGGCAACATTTCTACAGGGTGGTAGCCGAGGAACCGGGTACAGGCTTAACTGtacttccattttttttttatattcgtGTTACAGGCTAACCGTTAATCTCTCTTGCAGGTTAACTACAATTCCCTCTACCAGCACCAGCCATGAGACACCAACACAACCGCGATCCAATAAGAGACGGAAAGCCCGTGCCTACCGATTACGTAAGCTCTATTAACGCTCTAAAATAAAGATATGTGTAAATAGTACTTAGAACAACAACTAAATACTCACAGTCTTCAAATCGTTTAATTACTAGGGTTACCCCCTGCACATGTGGACAACCCATTGCCTATTGAACCACTTAAGCTGCCAGGAGCTCAAGCTTGTACTAAATGCCAAGCCAAAAAATTTGCATATGAAACGGCTTTCTCTTGCTGTGCTGACGGGACTATTCAATTACCAACAAATGAATACCCTCCACAACTGGTCAGACTTTACACTTCGCTTGATGAAGTCGCAATCCATTTCCGAACGTTTGCAAGGATGTACAACAACCTCTTTGCATTTAGCTCCATAGGTGGAACCTTTAATGCTACCACCTACAAAGGTATCTATGTTTTTCAACTTCATGGTCAAATATATCATCACATACCTACTTTGCTCCCGAACAATGGTCGACCAAAATACCTACAGCTTTACTTTTATGATGGCCAACATGAAGCATTGAATAGAGCAGGTTGATTTCCAGAGGTAAGGCCAGACATAGttaacatcctaatgcaaattacCGAGACAAATCCTTATGCACGTTTTTTCCGGTCATTAAGAGAACTACCTGTAAACAAAGAGACCCAAATACTGTTAAACAAAAACACCACGTTAGATCAACGGGTGTATAATGCTCCCACATCCGACGAGGTTGCTGTTATTTGGACCGACAATTCATCATCAAGCGAATCTAGCACTCCGTACATAACTGTCACTGCAAAAGATAACCGGGCTCACAGGATTATGCACTATTATGGGTGTTATGATCCTTTACAGTACCCCCTCCTATTTCCATCTGGGGAATGTGGATGGGTACAGGGTTTAAGAAAGACCAGCCCAAGTGTGTTAGGCAACAGAGAAATAGACATACCACCTGGCAGGAGTATCTTACAACTGCCACAGATAGTTGAAGGGCTAATAGAAGACGAATCACGCCGTATGTCAGCATAGTAGCATATATTAATTCACTTTGCACTGTCCAAATTACAGTATAACATACCGCACTACTGCACTCCactaatttgaaaaaaaatgttGAACCAGGTGCAGAACAGGGTTATGGGCCTAAGGATAAGGTTATATCATGCCGGCAATATTACAGCTACAAGTTACAGAATCGCCCTGGGAATATGCTTCTAAGAGCCGGCATGTGTCTCCAACAATACATTGTCGACATGTATGTTAAGATCGAGAACACAAGGCTAGATTATTTTAGAAACAATCAAGAGACGATAAGAGCTGAATTATACCAAGGAATTATTGACACTGTCGAAACTGGAGAATGCCGTGCAATCAAAGTAGGTAAGCGGGTCATTCTACCACCAACATTTTTGGGTGGCCCTAGAGACATGAAGAAGAGATATCTTAATTCAATGGCCCTGGTACATAGGTTTGGAAAACCTGATCTCTTTATCACAATGACGTGCAACGCTGGTTGGCCTGAAATTAAAGACCAGCTCGCTCCAGGAGAAGAGGCGCACAACCATCCCGATTTGGTTGCAAGAGTTTTCCGGGCCAAACTCTTAGCCCTTAAGAAACAAATTGTTGAAAAGCACATCTTTGGAGAGGTAGCTGCTTATGTGTACGTCGTTGAGTTCCAGAAAAGAGGGCTACCTCATGTTCATTTCCTCATAATACTTAAAGATGGGTATAGGCTGAAATGTCCTGCTGATTTTGACAAATTTGTGTGTGCTGAAATCCCAAACACAAATAATCCTTCTCTACGCAAGACTGTGCTAAAACACATGATGCATGGTCCGTGCGGCACGCTGAATCCTAAATGCTCCTGCATGAAGCATCCAAAAACCCCTGGCAAGTGCAAATATGAGTATCCTAAATCCTTTACACCTGCCACTACAACCAATATTGCTGGCTACCCAGAGTATAGAAGGCGGGATACGGGAGACACAGCTCTCATTCGGAAACACAGACTAGATAACAGATGGGTAATCCCTTATAACCCATACTTACTAGCCCTGTTTTTCGCCACTGAATGTCGAAGTATGTTCAACGATGCACGCAGTTAAGTATTTATACAAGTATATCTACAAAGGGCACGACAAAATTTCTTTTAATGTCACTGATAGTGCTGAGCCTCAAACTGTAGATGAAATTTCACAATTTCAATCAGGAAGATGGGTATCTCCCTGTGAAGCAGcctggcgaatctttggtttcgatCTGTTTGAAACACACCCGCCAGTAATGCCTCTCCAAGTGCATTTACCCAACATGAAAACGATACGCCTGCGTACTACTGATAATTTGGCCGACGAGAAGAAAGCACGCACTCCCCTTACTGAATTTTTCAGGAAAAGTGCAACTAAAGGTTGTCCGCGTCTCTTGTATGCCGAATTTTCAGAACACTTCCGCTGGGACACCGGGACTCAAACCTGGGAAGAAAGGAGGAACAAGGTTATCGTAATTGGCAGGCTCGTTTTTGTAGCACCAGCCGAAGGTGAGAGATTCTTCCTTAGGCTATTGCTCTTGCACATCCGTGGACCTACGTTATTTGAAGCCTTAAAGACTGTGAGAGGATACACATGTGCAACGTTCCAAGATGCAGCCTTACGACATGGTCTCTTAGAAGAGGAAGGAAGACTGGCGAGTTGTGTATGGCAGAGGCATGTGCAGTACAGATGCCTGCATCACTCAGACGCCTATTCTCGACCCTGCTCATCTTTTCGCATCCAAAGGATCCATGTTTGTTATGGACCAGACATTATGAGTCATTATCAGAAGACTTTAGTCACAAATATCCGAATCAACCACAAAGAGTAAGCCAACTAACAGCACGGGAAGTGGAACGGTACCTGGAAGCAATG from Silene latifolia isolate original U9 population chromosome 3, ASM4854445v1, whole genome shotgun sequence harbors:
- the LOC141648681 gene encoding uncharacterized protein LOC141648681, with the protein product MQITETNPYARFFRSLRELPVNKETQILLNKNTTLDQRVYNAPTSDEVAVIWTDNSSSSESSTPYITVTAKDNRAHRIMHYYGCYDPLQYPLLFPSGECGWVQGLRKTSPSVLGNREIDIPPGRSILQLPQIVEGLIEDESRRAEQGYGPKDKVISCRQYYSYKLQNRPGNMLLRAGMCLQQYIVDMYVKIENTRLDYFRNNQETIRAELYQGIIDTVETGECRAIKVGKRVILPPTFLGGPRDMKKRYLNSMALVHRFGKPDLFITMTCNAGWPEIKDQLAPGEEAHNHPDLVARVFRAKLLALKKQIVEKHIFGEVAAYVYVVEFQKRGLPHVHFLIILKDGYRLKCPADFDKFVCAEIPNTNNPSLRKTVLKHMMHGPCGTLNPKCSCMKHPKTPGKCKYEYPKSFTPATTTNIAGYPEYRRRDTGDTALIRKHRLDNRWVIPYNPYLLALFFATECRNEISQFQSGRWVSPCEAAWRIFGFDLFETHPPVMPLQVHLPNMKTIRLRTTDNLADEKKARTPLTEFFRKSATKGCPRLLYAEFSEHFRWDTGTQTWEERRNKVIVIGRLVFVAPAEGERFFLRLLLLHIRGPTLFEALKTVRGYTCATFQDAALRHGLLEEEGRLASCVWQRHVQYRCLHHSDAYSRPCSSFRIQRIHVCYGPDIMSHYQKTLVTNIRINHKE